A window of the Schistocerca nitens isolate TAMUIC-IGC-003100 chromosome 5, iqSchNite1.1, whole genome shotgun sequence genome harbors these coding sequences:
- the LOC126260742 gene encoding prefoldin subunit 2-like, with product MATTSDNAPKNKGKPSLTQDEVIQKFQTLRNEQRQLALKLSELEQDLHEHNLVLETLKTADPARRCYRLVSGVLCEMTVADVCPVVRNNSEQLTRLIATLKEQLVSKGRELVEHKERYNIRIRGAPDDRPPPGSEEEKQGTGAVGKEPSSVLVGGSSDAAIVN from the coding sequence ATGGCGACTACCAGTGATAATGCTCCAAAGAATAAAGGGAAACCATCCCTAACACAAGATGAAGTGATACAGAAGTTCCAGACATTAAGAAATGAACAACGTCAACTTGCTTTGAAGCTATCTGAGCTGGAGCAGGATCTGCACGAACACAATCTAGTCCTGGAAACTCTGAAAACTGCAGACCCAGCTCGACGTTGCTATCGACTAGTGAGTGGAGTCCTTTGTGAGATGACCGTAGCTGATGTCTGTCCTGTTGTACGCAACAACAGTGAACAGCTGACACGTTTGATAGCAACACTTAAGGAACAACTGGTCTCTAAAGGACGTGAACTGGTTGAGCACAAAGAACGCTACAACATCCGTATACGTGGAGCACCTGATGACCGTCCACCTCCTGgttcagaagaagaaaaacaaggcaCAGGAGCTGTGGGCAAAGAACCTTCTAGTGTTCTGGTTGGAGGTAGCAGTGATGCGGCCATTGTTAATTGA